Proteins encoded by one window of Enterococcus faecalis:
- a CDS encoding Mini-ribonuclease 3 has protein sequence MRDYKQLNGLALAYVGDAIYEIYIRDYLVSLGQTKPNVLHRMATHYVSAKAQASLMQAMLAGEMLTEEEEVMYKRGRNAKSHTFAKNADVTTYRVATGFESLMGYLHLTQQKERLEELINWCIKKVGETNEK, from the coding sequence ATGAGAGATTACAAACAATTAAACGGTTTAGCTTTGGCCTATGTTGGCGATGCGATTTATGAAATTTACATTCGTGATTATTTAGTTTCCTTAGGACAAACGAAACCGAATGTTTTGCATCGCATGGCGACACACTACGTGTCAGCAAAAGCCCAAGCAAGCTTAATGCAAGCGATGTTAGCGGGAGAAATGCTAACGGAGGAAGAAGAAGTGATGTACAAACGCGGTCGGAATGCTAAAAGTCACACCTTTGCCAAAAATGCTGATGTGACGACCTATCGGGTAGCGACCGGTTTCGAATCCTTGATGGGTTATTTACATTTAACACAACAAAAAGAACGTTTAGAAGAATTAATTAACTGGTGTATCAAGAAAGTAGGTGAAACCAATGAAAAATGA
- the epsC gene encoding serine O-acetyltransferase EpsC, translating to MSWLKRSVAAVKRNDPAARTTLEVLLTYPGLHALFWHRLSHFLYRHQLFLLAKIHAQFWRFITGVEIHPGATIGEGVFIDHGMGIVIGETAEIEEDVVLFHGVTLGGTGRDTGKRHPTVKKGAMISARAQILGPVVIGERSKIGAGAVVISDIPADATAVGVPAKVVRLNGRKVEKGHD from the coding sequence ATGAGTTGGTTGAAACGTAGCGTCGCAGCTGTTAAAAGAAACGATCCTGCAGCGCGGACGACACTAGAAGTTCTTTTAACGTATCCTGGCTTGCACGCCCTGTTTTGGCATCGCTTGTCTCATTTCTTATATAGGCATCAGTTGTTTTTGTTGGCGAAGATTCATGCACAATTTTGGCGTTTCATAACGGGCGTAGAAATTCATCCCGGAGCCACAATTGGAGAGGGAGTTTTTATCGATCACGGCATGGGCATTGTGATTGGGGAAACCGCGGAAATAGAAGAAGATGTTGTTTTGTTTCACGGAGTGACGTTAGGTGGGACCGGTCGTGATACGGGTAAACGCCATCCAACAGTGAAAAAAGGAGCGATGATTTCGGCACGAGCTCAAATTTTAGGGCCAGTTGTGATTGGTGAACGTTCAAAAATTGGGGCGGGTGCTGTTGTTATTTCAGACATCCCAGCAGATGCCACAGCTGTGGGTGTTCCTGCGAAAGTCGTTCGTCTAAATGGAAGAAAGGTGGAAAAAGGGCATGATTAA
- the gltX gene encoding glutamate--tRNA ligase, translating to MTKVRVRYAPSPTGHLHIGNARTALFNYLFARHNDGEFIIRIEDTDQKRNIEDGEKSQLENLAWLGMEWDESPAHPGEYGPYRQSERKEIYQPLIDQLLSSNRAYKCYCTPEELEAEREAQQARGEMPHYAGTCANLTPSEQAAKEAAGLEPVIRFRVPRNTEYKFDDIVKGEITFESDNIGGDFVIQKRDGMPTYNFAVAVDDHLMKISHVLRGDDHIANTPKQLMIYEAFEWTPPVFGHMTLIINSETGKKLSKRDETILQFIEQYRELGYLPEAMFNFIALLGWSPVGEEEIFSQEDLIKLFDEQRLSKSPAAFDAKKLEWINNQYMKQMDLSELTDMCLPYLVADGRVEENPSPEKIEWLKQLVSLYQPQMSYAAEIVELSNLFFNEHPVLDDAAKEFLQGETVPTVLHAFKEQLEALDVFDVPSIKAAIKAVQKETGVKGKNLFMPIRIAVSGQMHGPELGETIELLGKEKALDHLNKVL from the coding sequence ATGACGAAAGTTCGTGTGCGTTACGCACCAAGTCCAACTGGACACTTGCACATTGGGAATGCAAGAACAGCATTATTTAACTACTTATTTGCCCGCCACAATGACGGAGAATTTATCATTCGTATCGAGGATACCGACCAAAAACGGAACATCGAAGACGGCGAGAAAAGTCAGTTGGAAAACTTAGCATGGTTAGGGATGGAATGGGATGAATCACCTGCTCATCCGGGAGAATATGGTCCATATCGTCAATCAGAACGTAAAGAAATTTACCAACCATTGATTGATCAATTATTAAGTAGCAATCGTGCGTATAAGTGTTATTGTACGCCAGAAGAATTAGAAGCAGAACGTGAAGCACAACAAGCTCGTGGGGAAATGCCTCACTACGCAGGCACTTGTGCGAATTTAACACCTTCTGAACAAGCAGCCAAAGAAGCGGCTGGTCTAGAACCAGTGATTCGTTTCCGTGTGCCACGTAATACAGAATACAAATTTGATGACATCGTGAAAGGTGAAATTACTTTTGAGTCAGATAACATTGGTGGCGATTTTGTCATCCAAAAACGCGATGGGATGCCAACGTATAACTTTGCCGTTGCAGTAGATGATCACTTAATGAAAATTTCTCACGTTTTACGTGGCGATGATCACATTGCGAACACACCAAAACAATTAATGATTTACGAAGCGTTTGAATGGACACCACCTGTCTTTGGCCATATGACCTTAATCATTAATTCAGAAACTGGCAAAAAATTGAGCAAACGTGATGAAACAATTTTACAATTTATTGAACAATACCGTGAATTAGGTTACTTACCAGAAGCCATGTTCAACTTTATTGCTTTACTAGGATGGTCTCCTGTTGGCGAAGAAGAAATCTTCTCACAAGAAGACTTGATTAAATTGTTTGATGAACAACGCTTAAGCAAGTCACCAGCGGCCTTTGATGCGAAAAAATTAGAATGGATTAACAATCAATACATGAAACAAATGGACTTAAGTGAACTAACAGATATGTGTCTTCCTTATTTAGTCGCTGACGGTCGTGTTGAAGAAAATCCATCTCCTGAAAAAATCGAATGGTTAAAACAATTAGTTAGCTTGTATCAACCACAAATGAGTTATGCAGCTGAAATTGTGGAACTATCAAACTTGTTCTTTAATGAACATCCAGTTTTAGATGATGCTGCGAAAGAATTCTTGCAAGGAGAAACAGTGCCAACTGTGTTACATGCGTTTAAAGAACAATTAGAAGCCTTGGACGTTTTCGATGTACCAAGTATTAAAGCAGCGATTAAAGCCGTCCAAAAAGAAACTGGCGTTAAAGGCAAAAACTTGTTTATGCCAATTCGAATTGCTGTTTCTGGACAAATGCATGGCCCTGAATTAGGCGAAACCATCGAATTATTAGGCAAAGAAAAAGCATTAGATCATTTAAATAAAGTGTTATAA
- a CDS encoding sigma-70 family RNA polymerase sigma factor, with protein sequence MLEQIQQALAGDQEQFQALYGQYQPVIYKCMKKYYLKDYDTEDWLQEGRIVFFRTLERFDSEKQASLGKFFKRNFENHVHSLIRHQCAYKRRTDTLSISLEQRLESAGEELVDYLGTAATDPLGQLMIQEKLAAFPTRLSSLEQQILNAYLKGYTLEEIAKVRGGTFSAVRSAYDRAKAKMKYTLENE encoded by the coding sequence ATGTTAGAACAGATTCAACAAGCATTAGCAGGAGACCAAGAACAATTTCAAGCCTTATATGGGCAATATCAGCCAGTGATTTATAAGTGCATGAAAAAATACTATTTAAAAGATTATGATACTGAAGACTGGCTTCAAGAAGGACGAATTGTCTTCTTTCGGACGTTAGAACGATTTGATTCAGAAAAACAAGCATCATTAGGAAAGTTTTTTAAACGAAATTTTGAAAATCACGTACATAGCTTAATTCGCCATCAATGCGCCTATAAGCGGCGAACAGATACCTTGTCTATTTCTCTGGAACAACGATTAGAAAGCGCTGGTGAAGAGTTAGTGGACTATTTAGGGACAGCGGCTACCGACCCATTAGGTCAATTAATGATTCAAGAAAAATTGGCAGCTTTTCCGACACGTCTTTCCTCGTTGGAACAACAAATTTTAAACGCATACTTAAAAGGCTACACGTTAGAAGAAATCGCTAAAGTGCGTGGGGGAACTTTTTCAGCTGTCCGAAGTGCCTATGATCGTGCCAAAGCAAAAATGAAATATACATTAGAAAATGAATAA
- the cysS gene encoding cysteine--tRNA ligase, with protein sequence MIKIYNTLTREKEVFTPIEAHKVRMYVCGPTVYNYIHIGNARSAIAFDTIRRYFEYRGYEVNYVSNFTDVDDKIIKAAKELKITAPEVAERFIKAFEEDTQALNVQPATLHPRVMDHMPDILAFIDVLIEKGFAYEVAGDVYYRTRKFPNYGKLSHQSIDELEVGASQRTGVEQQLKEDPLDFALWKSAKEDEISWDSPWGKGRPGWHIECSVMATKHLGETIDIHGGGQDLEFPHHENEIAQSEAKTGHTFANYWMHNGYVTIGEDDEKMSKSLGNFITVHEMIQKVDPQILRFFMSTTQYRRPIRYSESTLKEAAANYQKLKNAFENLRFRQADAVASLPEDEHYLAQLNELEQRFITEMDDDFNAANGITVVYELAKMMNQYSEQATVSEPILVAMDKLFSGWLAIFGLFFKNEELVDAQVDALIEERNQARKDRDFARSDEIRDLLKEQGIVLEDTPQGTRWRRSE encoded by the coding sequence ATGATTAAAATTTATAATACATTGACCAGAGAAAAAGAAGTATTTACGCCAATTGAGGCGCATAAAGTTCGGATGTATGTCTGCGGACCAACCGTGTATAACTATATCCATATCGGTAATGCGCGCAGTGCGATCGCCTTTGATACGATTCGTCGTTATTTTGAATATCGTGGGTATGAAGTGAATTATGTCTCGAACTTTACAGATGTCGATGATAAAATTATCAAGGCAGCTAAAGAATTGAAAATTACTGCGCCGGAAGTGGCGGAGCGTTTTATCAAAGCCTTTGAAGAAGATACGCAAGCATTGAATGTCCAACCAGCAACGTTACATCCTCGGGTGATGGACCACATGCCTGATATCTTAGCTTTTATCGACGTTTTAATTGAAAAAGGTTTTGCTTATGAGGTCGCAGGTGATGTGTATTATCGCACCCGTAAATTCCCTAATTATGGTAAATTAAGCCATCAATCGATTGATGAATTAGAAGTGGGGGCAAGTCAACGAACTGGCGTTGAACAACAATTAAAAGAAGACCCATTGGATTTTGCTCTTTGGAAAAGTGCCAAAGAAGATGAAATTTCTTGGGATTCTCCTTGGGGGAAAGGACGTCCCGGCTGGCATATTGAATGCTCTGTCATGGCGACAAAACACTTGGGAGAGACGATTGATATTCATGGCGGTGGACAAGATTTAGAATTTCCACATCATGAGAATGAAATTGCACAGAGCGAAGCCAAAACAGGTCATACCTTTGCCAATTACTGGATGCATAACGGCTATGTCACAATTGGTGAAGACGATGAAAAAATGAGCAAATCCCTAGGTAACTTCATTACTGTTCATGAAATGATTCAAAAAGTGGATCCGCAAATTTTACGTTTCTTTATGTCCACCACCCAGTACCGTCGCCCGATTCGTTATAGCGAAAGCACTCTAAAAGAGGCAGCAGCCAATTATCAAAAATTGAAAAATGCGTTTGAAAATTTACGTTTTAGACAAGCAGATGCGGTCGCAAGTTTGCCAGAGGATGAACACTATTTGGCTCAATTAAACGAATTAGAACAACGTTTTATTACGGAAATGGACGATGATTTCAATGCAGCTAACGGGATTACGGTCGTTTATGAATTAGCGAAGATGATGAATCAGTACAGTGAACAAGCGACAGTTTCTGAACCAATTCTAGTGGCGATGGATAAGCTTTTCAGTGGCTGGTTAGCTATTTTTGGTTTATTCTTTAAAAACGAAGAATTAGTGGATGCACAAGTCGATGCGTTAATTGAAGAACGGAACCAAGCACGGAAAGACCGTGATTTTGCCCGAAGTGATGAAATCCGCGATTTATTAAAAGAACAAGGCATTGTTTTAGAAGATACTCCGCAAGGAACGAGATGGAGAAGAAGTGAATGA
- the rlmB gene encoding 23S rRNA (guanosine(2251)-2'-O)-methyltransferase RlmB: protein MKNEKSRPFKKGKKRPERSDKRSKERNPRPATAGADGTSEELADNFVFGFHATVEALQQGRGNKLFLQEDARGEKIEQLKQAAKEQAVPVKWVPKAKLDTMSDHGVHQGMVLAITAYQYLTLEELLEQTKEKTETPFFLILDSLEDPHNFGSILRTADATGVDGIIIPKHRAVGITPTVTKASTGAVEHIPVARVTNLAQSIATLKENQFWIFGTDMSGTDYRRWNTQGAIALIIGNEGRGMSQGLHKEVDELLTIPMTGHVQSLNAGVAAGLLMYEVYRGRNPL from the coding sequence ATGAAAAATGAAAAATCTCGTCCTTTTAAAAAAGGTAAGAAACGTCCAGAACGTTCAGATAAGCGTTCAAAAGAACGGAACCCACGACCAGCGACAGCAGGTGCTGATGGAACCTCAGAAGAGCTAGCAGATAACTTTGTCTTTGGTTTCCATGCCACTGTTGAGGCGTTGCAGCAAGGACGCGGGAATAAATTGTTTTTACAAGAAGATGCTCGTGGCGAGAAAATTGAGCAATTAAAACAAGCAGCGAAAGAACAGGCTGTTCCAGTCAAATGGGTGCCTAAAGCAAAATTAGATACGATGAGTGATCACGGCGTGCATCAAGGCATGGTTTTAGCAATCACAGCGTATCAATATTTAACTTTAGAAGAATTATTGGAACAAACAAAAGAAAAGACAGAAACACCATTTTTCCTAATTTTAGACAGTCTAGAGGACCCACATAACTTTGGCTCAATTTTGCGAACAGCTGATGCGACAGGCGTGGACGGTATTATCATTCCGAAACATCGTGCAGTGGGAATTACACCAACCGTAACCAAAGCGTCAACAGGGGCCGTGGAACATATTCCAGTGGCTCGTGTAACGAATCTAGCGCAAAGTATTGCAACGCTAAAAGAGAATCAATTTTGGATTTTTGGTACAGATATGTCTGGGACGGATTATCGTCGCTGGAATACACAAGGCGCAATTGCCTTAATCATCGGAAATGAAGGTCGTGGCATGAGTCAAGGTCTTCATAAAGAAGTGGATGAATTATTAACGATTCCAATGACTGGACACGTTCAAAGCTTAAACGCTGGTGTGGCTGCAGGCTTGCTAATGTATGAAGTCTATCGTGGCCGCAACCCATTATAG
- the purR gene encoding pur operon repressor, which produces MKIRRSERLIDMTQYLLDHPHTLVSLTYFADRYQSAKSSISEDLAIVKKTFKERGTGILETIPGAAGGVRFIPEIPYEEAEQLIMDLCDRLSEQDRLLPGGYVYLSDLLGEPNLLRQVGRIIASKYLGKQIDAVMTVATKGVPIAQAVSYYLNVPFVIVRRDSKITEGSTVSVNYVSGSSERIEKMELSKRSLKRGSKVLVVDDFMKGGGTVNGMKSMIEEFEAELVGITVFAESKFNGRRAIDDYTSLLYVEDVDTQTKTISVVPGNYFTEK; this is translated from the coding sequence TTGAAAATTCGGAGAAGTGAACGATTAATCGATATGACCCAATATCTTTTAGATCATCCCCATACATTGGTTTCTTTGACATATTTTGCTGACCGATACCAATCTGCCAAGTCTTCCATTAGTGAAGATTTAGCAATTGTTAAAAAAACATTTAAAGAACGTGGAACAGGTATTTTAGAAACGATTCCAGGCGCTGCAGGCGGTGTCCGCTTTATCCCTGAAATTCCTTATGAGGAAGCGGAGCAGTTGATTATGGATTTGTGTGATCGTTTGTCAGAACAAGATCGCTTATTACCTGGGGGTTATGTTTATCTTTCAGATTTACTTGGGGAACCGAATTTATTAAGACAAGTGGGCCGGATTATTGCTTCTAAATATTTAGGCAAACAAATTGATGCGGTAATGACCGTTGCGACTAAAGGAGTGCCAATTGCGCAAGCTGTGTCTTATTACTTAAATGTTCCGTTTGTGATTGTTCGTCGCGATTCTAAGATTACTGAAGGTTCAACGGTGAGCGTGAACTATGTATCAGGGTCTTCAGAACGTATCGAAAAAATGGAACTTTCAAAACGCAGCTTAAAACGCGGATCAAAAGTTTTAGTCGTGGATGACTTCATGAAAGGCGGCGGCACCGTCAATGGTATGAAGAGTATGATTGAAGAATTTGAAGCAGAACTTGTGGGCATTACCGTTTTTGCTGAGTCAAAATTCAATGGCCGTCGTGCAATCGATGACTACACTTCGCTATTATATGTGGAAGATGTGGATACACAAACAAAAACGATTAGCGTAGTCCCAGGAAACTATTTCACAGAGAAATAA
- a CDS encoding metal ABC transporter substrate-binding protein: MTKIYRRLIIGVTLAISAFLLASCGQTTQSPKEKKELTVMTTFYPMYDFAKQVVGDEGEVELLIPAGTEPHDYEPSAKDLAKITDADVFVYNSKELETWVPNVIENLDTKKVSIVEASQSIQLMQGTEEEESGEEGHEGHNHSHELDPHVWLDPVLAQKEVTAIRDALIKKYPEKKAVFEKNTAAYLEKLTALDKEYQAAFAGAKNRTFVTQHAAFGYLAKQYGLTQEPIAGISPDQEPSPSRLAELKKYIKTNNVSVIYFEASASTKVAKTLADETGVELAVLNPLESLTQKEQEAGENYVSVMKENLAALQKSIH, encoded by the coding sequence ATGACGAAAATCTACCGCCGTTTGATAATCGGCGTTACTTTAGCAATCAGTGCTTTTCTTTTAGCTAGCTGTGGGCAAACCACACAATCGCCAAAAGAGAAGAAAGAGCTCACGGTAATGACTACTTTTTATCCGATGTACGACTTCGCAAAACAAGTCGTTGGTGATGAGGGAGAGGTTGAGCTGTTGATTCCAGCTGGAACGGAACCACACGATTATGAACCAAGCGCAAAAGACTTAGCGAAAATTACTGATGCGGATGTCTTTGTTTATAATAGTAAAGAGCTAGAAACTTGGGTTCCGAATGTTATTGAAAACTTGGACACGAAAAAAGTTTCAATCGTGGAAGCCAGTCAATCCATTCAATTGATGCAAGGAACAGAAGAGGAAGAATCTGGCGAAGAAGGTCATGAAGGCCATAACCATTCCCACGAACTGGATCCGCATGTCTGGTTAGATCCCGTGTTAGCGCAAAAAGAAGTAACAGCGATTCGGGATGCGCTTATCAAAAAATATCCTGAGAAAAAAGCCGTATTTGAAAAAAATACCGCTGCTTATTTGGAAAAATTGACTGCGCTAGATAAGGAATACCAAGCTGCATTTGCAGGCGCTAAAAATCGGACCTTTGTGACGCAACATGCTGCATTTGGCTATTTGGCGAAACAATATGGTTTGACCCAAGAACCGATTGCTGGGATTTCTCCAGACCAAGAACCTTCGCCAAGTCGTTTAGCCGAATTAAAAAAATATATTAAAACAAACAATGTTTCTGTGATCTATTTTGAAGCATCGGCTTCTACAAAAGTAGCCAAAACATTGGCAGATGAGACAGGCGTCGAATTAGCCGTATTGAATCCTTTAGAGAGTTTAACTCAAAAAGAACAAGAAGCAGGCGAGAACTATGTGTCTGTCATGAAAGAAAACCTCGCCGCTTTACAAAAAAGCATTCATTAA
- a CDS encoding Veg family protein yields the protein MINLKFFKKSDIMFLEVNAMPTTLSSIKKDLEGRIGSEIMLVAQTGRKRQTERKGILTETYPSVFVVDLDPDENSFERVSYSYSDVLTRTVEIEFIGQAV from the coding sequence ATGATAAACTTGAAATTTTTTAAAAAAAGTGATATAATGTTTCTCGAGGTGAATGCAATGCCAACAACGTTATCGTCAATTAAGAAAGATTTGGAAGGCCGTATCGGCAGTGAAATTATGTTAGTTGCTCAGACTGGAAGAAAGCGCCAAACAGAACGTAAAGGAATCTTAACGGAGACTTATCCATCTGTTTTTGTTGTTGACTTGGATCCAGACGAGAACTCATTTGAACGTGTATCTTATAGCTATTCAGATGTTTTAACACGCACCGTTGAAATCGAATTCATCGGTCAAGCCGTATAA
- a CDS encoding NYN domain-containing protein, producing MKKQLLIVDGYNMIGAWPELVQLKKQERLEDARELLLSRLSNYAKYEGLEIIVVFDAQLVPGIQQTYKKYLLTVVFTKEDETADSYIERLAGEKNDRLTQVTVATSDLAEQWVVFSQGALRTSANELYKAVQKTEKTIAIHATDIHFQQFRRNSPWNVEQLSKLSEKLEELSQKKD from the coding sequence ATGAAAAAACAATTGTTAATCGTTGATGGCTATAATATGATTGGTGCTTGGCCAGAATTGGTCCAGTTGAAAAAGCAAGAGCGTTTAGAGGATGCGCGTGAACTGCTTCTTAGTCGTCTGTCCAATTATGCCAAATATGAAGGGTTGGAAATCATTGTGGTCTTTGATGCCCAATTAGTCCCAGGTATTCAGCAAACGTACAAAAAGTACCTTTTGACCGTGGTTTTCACCAAAGAAGATGAAACAGCAGATAGTTATATTGAACGTCTAGCTGGTGAAAAAAATGATCGTTTAACGCAAGTAACAGTCGCAACGAGTGATTTGGCTGAACAATGGGTGGTCTTTTCACAAGGTGCATTGCGGACTTCGGCCAATGAACTTTACAAAGCTGTCCAGAAAACAGAAAAGACGATTGCCATTCATGCAACAGATATCCATTTCCAGCAATTTCGTCGAAATTCTCCATGGAACGTGGAGCAGTTATCAAAACTTTCTGAGAAGCTAGAAGAATTGTCTCAAAAAAAAGATTAA
- a CDS encoding metal ABC transporter ATP-binding protein codes for MHYIEVENLTFYYDDEPVLEDVSYYVDPGEFVILTGENGAAKSTLIKSTLGLLKPTSGKITVAKKNSAGEKISIGYIPQQVASFNAGFPSTVIELVRSGRFPRNRWFKPLTKKDHLHVEKALKSVDMWEMRHKRIGELSGGQKQRISLARVFATDPDLFILDEPTTGMDEQSRNEFYQLLQHSAHEHGKAILMITHDHEDIKTYVDRQIRLVRKEDSKWRCFHMSEESYT; via the coding sequence ATGCATTATATTGAAGTCGAAAATTTAACCTTCTATTATGATGATGAACCTGTTTTAGAAGATGTTTCTTATTATGTTGATCCAGGGGAATTCGTTATTTTAACAGGAGAAAATGGCGCTGCCAAGTCAACGCTGATCAAAAGTACCTTAGGGTTATTAAAACCAACAAGTGGCAAAATTACGGTCGCTAAAAAAAATAGTGCTGGTGAAAAAATCAGCATTGGCTACATTCCACAACAAGTCGCTTCTTTCAATGCGGGCTTTCCTAGCACCGTCATTGAATTAGTACGTTCAGGTCGTTTTCCCAGAAATCGTTGGTTCAAACCGTTGACGAAAAAAGATCATCTTCATGTGGAAAAAGCTTTGAAATCAGTGGACATGTGGGAAATGCGCCACAAACGAATTGGCGAGCTTTCTGGCGGGCAAAAGCAACGAATTAGTTTAGCACGAGTGTTTGCGACTGATCCAGATTTGTTTATTTTAGATGAGCCAACAACAGGTATGGATGAACAATCGCGAAACGAATTTTATCAATTGTTGCAACACAGTGCGCATGAACATGGAAAAGCTATTTTGATGATTACGCATGATCATGAAGATATCAAAACCTATGTGGATCGTCAAATTCGTCTTGTCCGCAAAGAAGATTCGAAATGGCGTTGCTTCCATATGAGTGAAGAATCGTATACGTAA
- the ispE gene encoding 4-(cytidine 5'-diphospho)-2-C-methyl-D-erythritol kinase, with product MEIIERAPAKINLGLDVLHKRVDGYHEVESIFASVDLADHLTFENLEEDIIRIETDSSFLPVDRRNHVYQAVDLLKRTYNIHKGIKIYIEKRIPVAAGLAGGSSDCAAALRGLNKLWNLGLTMDELCEIGSQIGMDVPYCLRGGTAFANGRGEKIEALPTMPQCWIVLVKPRISVSTSTVFNDLAVDELHHPDIAGLRIAIENGDYTGMTQTVGNALESVTIARHPIVQQIKDRMLKYGADAALMSGSGPTVFALCEKKTRAQRIYNGLKGFCEEVYLVRTLK from the coding sequence ATGGAAATAATCGAACGAGCTCCTGCGAAAATTAATCTTGGGTTAGATGTTCTGCATAAACGTGTGGATGGCTATCATGAAGTTGAATCTATTTTTGCAAGTGTAGATTTAGCCGATCATTTAACTTTTGAAAATCTAGAAGAAGACATCATTCGTATTGAAACGGACAGCTCTTTTTTACCCGTGGATCGACGGAATCATGTCTATCAAGCAGTTGACTTATTAAAGCGTACCTATAATATTCATAAAGGAATTAAAATATATATTGAAAAACGTATCCCCGTGGCAGCTGGTTTAGCAGGGGGTAGCAGTGACTGTGCCGCAGCATTACGAGGCTTGAACAAGCTGTGGAATCTGGGGTTGACGATGGACGAACTCTGTGAAATTGGCAGCCAAATTGGTATGGATGTTCCTTATTGTTTAAGGGGCGGAACAGCCTTTGCAAACGGACGTGGGGAGAAAATTGAAGCATTACCGACCATGCCTCAATGTTGGATTGTGTTAGTTAAACCAAGAATTAGTGTATCCACTAGTACCGTTTTTAATGATTTAGCGGTAGATGAATTGCACCATCCAGATATTGCTGGACTAAGAATAGCTATTGAAAATGGTGATTATACTGGGATGACCCAAACGGTCGGCAATGCGTTGGAAAGTGTCACGATTGCCAGACATCCGATCGTGCAACAAATCAAGGATCGCATGCTGAAGTACGGCGCTGATGCAGCGTTGATGAGCGGCAGTGGACCGACAGTCTTTGCTTTATGTGAAAAGAAAACACGAGCACAACGGATTTATAATGGACTTAAAGGCTTTTGCGAAGAAGTTTATTTGGTTCGGACATTGAAATAA
- a CDS encoding metal ABC transporter permease, with protein sequence MAEMLSYAFMQKAFLAALFISVIAPMLGVFLVIRRQSLMADTLSHVSLAGVALGFFFNWNPNLMTLIVVIVAAIILEYLRMIYSTYSEISIAILMSGGLALALVLMNLTGGNSAASIQSYLFGSIVTITWDQVVMLAILFVVLVLLFMLFKRPMYVLTFDEDTAHVDGLPIHWMSMLFNVITGVAIAVMIPIAGALLISAIMVLPAAIGMRIGKGFNTVIIISVFMGLIGMLTGLTSSYYLETPPSASITLIFIGLFLLVNIYRRVVVMVQRKQKMQRN encoded by the coding sequence ATGGCAGAAATGCTTTCTTATGCATTTATGCAAAAGGCCTTTTTAGCAGCACTGTTTATCTCAGTGATTGCCCCAATGCTCGGCGTCTTTCTAGTTATTCGCCGACAATCTTTAATGGCAGATACCCTTTCACATGTGTCATTAGCCGGTGTGGCTCTAGGCTTCTTTTTTAATTGGAATCCTAATTTAATGACCTTAATTGTCGTGATTGTGGCTGCAATCATTCTAGAATATTTACGAATGATTTATAGCACCTATTCAGAAATTTCGATTGCTATTTTAATGTCAGGCGGTTTGGCTTTGGCGTTAGTTTTGATGAATTTAACAGGAGGCAATTCAGCTGCTAGTATTCAATCGTATTTATTTGGTTCCATCGTCACGATTACGTGGGATCAAGTGGTTATGTTGGCAATTTTATTCGTAGTTTTAGTTCTATTGTTTATGTTATTTAAACGTCCAATGTATGTTTTAACATTTGATGAAGATACTGCTCATGTTGATGGGCTACCTATTCATTGGATGTCGATGCTTTTTAATGTAATTACTGGTGTGGCGATTGCTGTGATGATTCCGATCGCGGGAGCCTTGTTAATTTCAGCAATTATGGTGTTACCAGCTGCGATAGGTATGCGAATTGGTAAAGGCTTCAACACGGTGATCATCATCAGTGTGTTTATGGGCTTGATTGGCATGCTAACAGGGTTGACTAGCTCGTATTATTTGGAAACACCACCGAGTGCAAGCATTACCCTAATTTTTATTGGTTTATTCTTATTAGTCAATATTTATCGCCGAGTGGTTGTTATGGTCCAACGAAAACAAAAAATGCAAAGAAACTAA